Proteins co-encoded in one Bremerella sp. TYQ1 genomic window:
- the tig gene encoding trigger factor: MSSPETENAEGAVAEAEGPKKLDLDVKVDAPSSCQRHVTVTVARADIDRYFDVAIEDMVPNAAVPGFRKGNAPKKLVEKRFRSEVKDQVKGTLLMDSMTQATEDQSFSAISEPDFNYSAIELPEEGDLTFEFDIEVRPEFDLPKWKGLKLEKPTKGFEKEDIDKHLKQVLGRYASLVPHEGAAEADDYLVCNLTFKHDGKKIEHAEEESIRLRDTLSFQDAKWEDFGKEMTGAKAGDKKTVTLTISDEAANEAMRGKEVEMEIEVLEVKRTELPEMDEAFLKQIGGFESEGDLRDYVKQDMERQLNYYQQQRLRQQITEELTKDADWELPPELLKRQAARELERAVMELRSAGFGEEDIQAHRNELRQNSMASTRKALKEHFILERIAEEENVEDSPQDYDMEVMKIAMQRGESPRRIRAQLEKGGMMDVLRNQIIENKVIELIQGEAEVTEADADLQESKTAAVNLLICGEGEEAAPAEEETKDAE; encoded by the coding sequence ATGAGTTCGCCTGAAACCGAAAACGCTGAAGGTGCCGTTGCCGAAGCGGAAGGTCCTAAGAAGTTGGATTTGGACGTGAAGGTCGACGCTCCTAGCTCGTGCCAACGTCACGTTACCGTTACCGTGGCTCGCGCCGACATCGACCGCTATTTCGACGTCGCCATCGAAGACATGGTCCCCAACGCTGCCGTCCCTGGTTTCCGCAAGGGCAATGCCCCTAAGAAGCTGGTCGAAAAGCGTTTCCGCTCCGAAGTGAAAGATCAAGTCAAAGGGACGCTGTTGATGGACAGCATGACCCAAGCGACCGAAGATCAGTCGTTCTCGGCCATTAGCGAACCTGACTTCAACTACTCGGCCATCGAACTTCCCGAAGAAGGCGACCTGACCTTCGAATTCGATATCGAAGTTCGTCCTGAATTCGACCTGCCGAAGTGGAAGGGCCTGAAGCTCGAAAAGCCAACCAAGGGGTTCGAGAAGGAAGACATCGACAAGCACCTGAAGCAGGTTCTCGGTCGTTACGCTTCGCTCGTTCCGCATGAAGGTGCTGCCGAAGCCGATGATTACCTGGTCTGCAATCTGACGTTCAAGCACGACGGCAAGAAGATCGAGCACGCTGAAGAAGAATCGATCCGCCTGCGTGACACGCTCAGCTTCCAAGACGCCAAGTGGGAAGACTTCGGCAAGGAAATGACCGGAGCGAAAGCTGGCGACAAGAAGACCGTCACGCTGACCATCAGCGACGAAGCTGCCAACGAAGCAATGCGTGGCAAAGAAGTCGAGATGGAAATCGAAGTTCTCGAAGTCAAGCGAACCGAACTGCCAGAGATGGACGAAGCTTTCCTGAAGCAGATCGGCGGCTTCGAAAGCGAAGGCGACCTGCGAGATTACGTCAAACAGGACATGGAACGTCAGCTGAATTACTACCAGCAGCAGCGTCTGCGTCAGCAAATCACCGAAGAGCTGACCAAAGATGCCGACTGGGAACTGCCACCGGAACTGCTCAAGCGCCAAGCCGCTCGCGAGCTGGAACGTGCCGTGATGGAACTCCGTTCGGCTGGTTTCGGCGAAGAAGACATTCAGGCTCACCGCAACGAGCTGCGTCAAAACAGCATGGCTTCCACGCGTAAGGCTCTGAAGGAGCACTTCATCCTGGAACGCATCGCGGAAGAAGAAAACGTCGAAGACAGCCCTCAAGACTACGACATGGAAGTGATGAAAATCGCTATGCAACGAGGCGAATCGCCACGTCGCATCCGTGCTCAGTTGGAAAAGGGCGGCATGATGGACGTGCTGCGAAACCAGATCATCGAAAATAAGGTGATCGAACTCATCCAAGGCGAAGCGGAAGTTACCGAAGCGGACGCCGATCTGCAGGAAAGCAAGACGGCTGCCGTCAACTTGCTGATCTGCGGTGAAGGAGAAGAAGCGGCTCCTGCCGAAGAAGAAACCAAAGACGCCGAATAA
- a CDS encoding MotA/TolQ/ExbB proton channel family protein has product MYFQFNCPECGQKLKVRQELAGQKRNCPYCKKSVHIPHVQEEPDELPSLDSPSLPDFGGGGSSSGGGLDLGNLSSESAAPSGPVVKTGGARKSTAATKKKTTTTTASTSTSEGDFTDPSNVNLLVSGLIGLVSMIVFMGLMYFSKGTYIGGLFWIGGIQAVAIQSLSTFLFFWAVTILWMKHRKILRQKDYLLMDVLPTDISQEIRVDTLGKFVEHIQGLPGHDGESFLINRVLRGLQHFRVRQNASETASMMASQSEIDYNNVSSSYAYLRVLIWAIPTMGFIGTVLGISLAVTELSGALGGGDLDKLTSSLQGMFSGLGTAFNTTLVALVMSMIIKFPLSSLQRSEEGVLNWVDEYCNENLIRRLNDGREKAEDKPQSPYDTKVFRRAVEEAMAAQQGELEAWVKKLELVGQTITEQTSKGWDEINGKILNSQEETTNKLLEVVNAKTIDMQKRQEEQQTLMQDQLNQMQEVAAQLQSTLGQLASASVDSHIKVNETMTDTSERLEKYLGGVEQGLSGLTEVLNKLGNETVVVQQVETANGSGGGGWFGFGGGSKAKTRRNGRR; this is encoded by the coding sequence ATGTATTTCCAGTTCAATTGTCCCGAGTGCGGTCAGAAGCTCAAAGTCCGTCAAGAGCTCGCCGGACAAAAGCGAAATTGCCCTTACTGCAAAAAGAGTGTCCATATCCCCCATGTCCAGGAAGAGCCAGACGAACTGCCGTCGCTCGACTCTCCTTCGCTTCCAGATTTCGGCGGCGGTGGGTCCTCGTCGGGGGGTGGCTTGGATCTGGGGAACCTTTCTTCGGAATCGGCGGCCCCCAGCGGTCCTGTCGTAAAGACCGGCGGAGCACGCAAGTCGACCGCGGCCACGAAGAAGAAAACAACCACCACGACCGCAAGCACATCGACCAGCGAAGGGGACTTTACCGACCCGAGTAACGTCAACTTGTTGGTGTCAGGCTTGATCGGCCTGGTGTCGATGATTGTCTTCATGGGGCTGATGTACTTCTCGAAGGGAACTTACATCGGTGGCCTGTTCTGGATCGGCGGTATTCAAGCGGTTGCCATTCAGTCGCTTAGTACGTTCCTGTTCTTCTGGGCCGTTACGATTCTGTGGATGAAGCATCGCAAGATCTTGCGACAGAAGGACTACTTGTTGATGGACGTCCTGCCGACCGATATCTCGCAAGAGATTCGTGTCGACACGCTGGGCAAATTTGTCGAGCACATCCAAGGCCTGCCTGGCCACGACGGGGAAAGCTTCCTGATCAACCGTGTACTGCGTGGTTTGCAGCATTTCCGTGTGCGTCAGAACGCCTCGGAAACAGCCTCGATGATGGCTTCGCAGTCCGAGATCGACTACAACAACGTCTCGTCCAGTTACGCCTATCTACGCGTGTTGATCTGGGCTATCCCGACCATGGGTTTTATCGGGACGGTGCTTGGTATTAGTCTTGCGGTGACCGAACTTTCCGGGGCACTGGGGGGCGGCGATCTCGACAAGCTGACGTCTTCACTGCAAGGGATGTTCTCTGGTCTGGGTACCGCGTTTAACACGACCCTGGTCGCGCTGGTGATGAGCATGATCATCAAGTTCCCGCTTTCCTCGCTGCAACGAAGTGAAGAAGGGGTGCTGAACTGGGTCGACGAATACTGCAACGAAAACCTCATTCGCCGCTTGAACGACGGTCGCGAAAAGGCCGAAGACAAGCCGCAAAGTCCTTACGACACCAAGGTATTCCGCCGAGCTGTCGAAGAAGCGATGGCCGCCCAGCAAGGCGAGCTCGAGGCCTGGGTCAAGAAGCTGGAACTTGTCGGCCAGACGATCACTGAACAAACCTCTAAAGGTTGGGACGAGATCAACGGCAAGATCCTCAACAGCCAGGAAGAGACCACCAACAAGCTGTTGGAAGTGGTCAACGCCAAAACGATCGACATGCAGAAACGTCAGGAAGAACAGCAGACGTTGATGCAGGATCAGCTGAACCAGATGCAGGAAGTGGCTGCCCAACTGCAAAGCACTTTGGGCCAACTGGCGAGTGCTTCGGTCGATTCGCATATCAAAGTGAACGAAACGATGACGGACACCTCCGAGCGTCTTGAGAAGTACCTCGGCGGCGTCGAGCAAGGCCTCAGTGGTCTCACGGAAGTGCTCAACAAACTGGGCAACGAGACGGTCGTCGTGCAACAAGTGGAAACGGCCAACGGCAGCGGTGGCGGAGGCTGGTTCGGCTTCGGCGGTGGAAGCAAAGCGAAGACCCGACGTAACGGGAGACGCTAA